A segment of the Chryseobacterium scophthalmum genome:
TATCTTCCTGAAATGTCATAGATTTTAGAAGATCGGTTTCCTGCGTGTTTTCTAGAGAAATAGCTTTGTCTAAAAACATAATTTCGTTCAGGTGATTTTTCTGAACAGAATTTTCTATTTTTTCTGGCTCAATAATGTTTGAAGTTTGACCAAATGAAAGGCAGAAAACGAAAATTAAAGCTAATAAAAAGGTTCTTTTCACAGTAAATTTTATTTAAACAAAATTAGGCTTTGACTTTCGTAAAAAATAGAATGAAATTAACATTGCTACTATTTCACCAAGTTTTTATATTTCAAAGGTGTAATTCCAATATTTTCTTTGAAACAACGAATAAAATGACTCTGATCCGAAAATCCACATTCCAAAGCTACTTCAGATAAAGATTCGTATTCATTTAAGAGTTTCAGCGACTTTTCAATTTTTAATTTTCTAAGATATTCTCCCAAATTACAATGGAAATATTTATGAAAATCTCTGCTCAAATGCATTGGATGAATGTCTAAGGTTTGAGATAGCTCTTCTAAACTTAGCTTTTCTGTAGAATTTTCGTGTAAAATTTCATCGATTTGTTTTACCCAAACAGGTTTTTTTCCAAAATCTTCTTTTTGATCAGATAATTGATTGAAAATTTTTAATAAAAGCTGATCAATAGACATCTCAAAAGAAGTGTCATTAATTTTAGTTTCTTTAAAAATCTGATGAATTAATAATTTTGAAGCAGGATTTTTAATATTAAAACTTCCTTCAGTTTGATTTTTTGAAAGTTGAAATTTTTCAAACCAATTTTCTCTAACTTCAATGTGAAATCCACGGGTGAAAATATCTGGTTTTATATTGTAATGCGAATCTTCCCAGTGATGATAAAGCAATGTTCCGGCAGAACAGTCGTGTGTTTCTTTTTTGTTGCTTTCTGTCATATTCCCTTGTAACAGAAAAGTGAAGTAAGGATTTTCATGATAATGCCAATCAACGAAAGAGTGCGTATATTCTGTATCGGTAATGATAAGTCCATCTAAACTGATTGTCTGGTTGGTTTGTCCGAAAAATTCACCATTACTAAGCGTTTTCATTTTAGTTTTTGTTTTAAATTTTCAATCTGGTCATACATTTTATTGAAAAACATTTTCCTTTCCCGGTTTCCCGAAGTATTCAACGATTTTGAATTTTTAATTTCGTGCTCAAAATAAACTAAAGTATCGCTACAGGTGTTGTCATCATTGGTCATCATATATCCAAACATATTGAAAGGAATAAAAAAAGACGATTGATATTCATTTTTAAACAAAATATTATTGCTTAAGATAACCAAATCGTTAACGTAGAAATTAAAATCAGGATTATGCTGTATTTTATGTTCAATATTTTGAATGACACTTCTTACTTCATCCAAAATAAGTACAATATCTTTATATTTTAAAAGACCCATTTCAGAGTAAAACGAAATCTGCATCAGAATACTCATAATCGTGGTGTCGTTCCAGACTTCGGTTACATTCTGATTTTCATATAAATCTTTGAGCATTTCATTTTTTGGCGAATGATAGGGAAGGTCAAAATCTTCGAAAGAACACAGAAATTTGTCTTCGTTCAACAAATTCATCCAAACATAAAATTTAAAACGGGAAAGAATAGTATCTGATATCGTATAGAAAAACGGAATATCTTTCGCAGAATAATAGACTTTCGACTGGTTGACACTTTGGAAAACATCCAGGATCTTTAGTGAACTTTCAAAAAAATGCAATAAATCTTCCTGTGTTTTTACCGGACGTGTTCTTTTAACCACCAATTGATTTTCCGTTCCCAAAAACTGATCAAGAGAAATCTGGTAATATTTTGCCAGTTCCAAAGCCTCTTCAAAACTGAACTTTGCTTTCATTGAAGTACGTCTGTGAGCGGCATCGTAACTGATGTTGAGAATATTGGCAATCTCATCATTCAAAGATTTGTCGCCTATCTTCTTTCTAATTTGCTTCAGTAATACTTCCTGATTCATTGTTTTTGCGATTTTCACAAATTTAGAAATTTATTTTAATTTTTTTTCGCATTCAGAAATAGGGTTTTCAAAATTAGCTTTGAAGTATAATTTTTAAATAAAAATAGTATGAAAACGAACTTATTAGCAATAGCATTAGTGATGAGCTCATTGTATTTCGGACAAGACAGTTTGAAAATAAAATCAGCTTTAGTTACAGTAAATCCGCAAAATAAAAATCTTAGAAATACAAACGGTCTTAACGTTGGAGTTTTAGATGATTATCAAAAACAGAGAATTAATGGTTTAAATCTTCAGGCAAATCCGATAAGCTTGATATATCCTTTAATTCCTAAAGCTTTACCGGTTCCTTCTAAAGAAGCATCAACAGTAATTGTAAATGGATTGCATCTATCTACAGGAGGTATGGTTGATGGAGAAAAATTGAATGGTTTGGGGATTTCTATTTATCATCATTGCAGAATAACCAATGGAGTCTCCGTTAATTTTTATAATAATACTTCGGGAATTTTAAATGGAATTCACATTTCAGGTTTTGTTAATAATTCCTTGAAAGGGAATGGTTTAAACGTGGCTTTTTTAGGAAATTATTCTGATGATTTTAAAGGAATGCAGGTCGCAATTTTCAATCAATCGGAAAAAATGAAAGGAATGCAAATAGGTTTGGTTAATAAATCTAAAAAAATGAAAGGTTTACAAATTGGACTTTGGAATGAAAATGAAAAAAGAAAATTACCTCTTATCAACTGGAATTTTAAATCTAAAAAAGAAACATTATGAAAAATACACCTTATATATTAATAGCGATCCGTTTTCTTTTTGCACCAATTATTTTCTTTTTAGCTTATTTAAAAGGCGAAGAATCACGATTTTTAATTTTAGCTTTAATGTTCATTGGGTTGCTTACCGATATTTTTGACGGAATCATCGCTCGAAAAGTGGGAGTATCCTCAGAAAAATTAAGAAGATTGGATAGTCAGGTTGATTTAGTATTTTGGCTGTCATTAGGATTAGCAACTTACTTTTTGAATACCGAATTGATAAAAAATCATTGGCAAAGTATTGCTTTAATTTTCATAATGGAAGCTTTATGTTATATCATAAGCATTTTGAAATTCGGGAAAGAAACCTGCACTCGCGCTTTTTTATCAAAAATGTGGGGATTGAGCTTACTGATTGCTTTCACTTATTTAATCGGATTCCAACAGGCAGGTTGGGCGTTCCATCTCACAATAATTTTAGGAATTATTTCTCACATTGATGTTATTCTGATTATTGTAATTCTTCCAAAATGGCAGTATGATGTACCAAGCTTTTATCATGCATGGCAAATAAGGCAAGGAAAGCAGAGAAAAAAGACTACTTTCTTTAATTAAACAATAGAAAACACATGAATGAAATAATCATTTTTAAATCAAACGGCGTAATCATTAAAAGTTGCGCTGTTTTTTGTAAATTTGCAAACATTAATTTTTTATACAAAAATTTATCATCAACAAATGAAAAAGCAGACGATTAAAGAAGTCCTTGAGGGCTACAAGAAAGTATTACATCATGACATTACAGTTTACGGTTGGGTAAGAACATTCCGTGCAAATCGCTTTATTGCGCTAAATGATGGTTCTACGATTAATAATTTGCAAATTGTAGTTGATTTTGAAAATTTAGATCAAGAATTAATCAGTAAAATTAGTACAGCTTCTTCTCTGAAAGTAGTAGGAGAGGTGGTAGAAAGTCAGGGAGCAGGACAAGCCGTAGAAATTATTGCTAAAAAAATCATCATTTTAGGCGATAACTTTACAGAGGAAAGAGACAAAACGATTTTGCAACCAAAAAAGCACTCGTTGGAGGTTTTAAGAGAACAGGCGCATTTAAGATTCAGAAC
Coding sequences within it:
- a CDS encoding LA_2272 family surface repeat-containing protein encodes the protein MKTNLLAIALVMSSLYFGQDSLKIKSALVTVNPQNKNLRNTNGLNVGVLDDYQKQRINGLNLQANPISLIYPLIPKALPVPSKEASTVIVNGLHLSTGGMVDGEKLNGLGISIYHHCRITNGVSVNFYNNTSGILNGIHISGFVNNSLKGNGLNVAFLGNYSDDFKGMQVAIFNQSEKMKGMQIGLVNKSKKMKGLQIGLWNENEKRKLPLINWNFKSKKETL
- a CDS encoding AraC family transcriptional regulator, whose translation is MKTLSNGEFFGQTNQTISLDGLIITDTEYTHSFVDWHYHENPYFTFLLQGNMTESNKKETHDCSAGTLLYHHWEDSHYNIKPDIFTRGFHIEVRENWFEKFQLSKNQTEGSFNIKNPASKLLIHQIFKETKINDTSFEMSIDQLLLKIFNQLSDQKEDFGKKPVWVKQIDEILHENSTEKLSLEELSQTLDIHPMHLSRDFHKYFHCNLGEYLRKLKIEKSLKLLNEYESLSEVALECGFSDQSHFIRCFKENIGITPLKYKNLVK
- a CDS encoding CDP-alcohol phosphatidyltransferase family protein; this encodes MKNTPYILIAIRFLFAPIIFFLAYLKGEESRFLILALMFIGLLTDIFDGIIARKVGVSSEKLRRLDSQVDLVFWLSLGLATYFLNTELIKNHWQSIALIFIMEALCYIISILKFGKETCTRAFLSKMWGLSLLIAFTYLIGFQQAGWAFHLTIILGIISHIDVILIIVILPKWQYDVPSFYHAWQIRQGKQRKKTTFFN
- a CDS encoding helix-turn-helix domain-containing protein, which produces MKIAKTMNQEVLLKQIRKKIGDKSLNDEIANILNISYDAAHRRTSMKAKFSFEEALELAKYYQISLDQFLGTENQLVVKRTRPVKTQEDLLHFFESSLKILDVFQSVNQSKVYYSAKDIPFFYTISDTILSRFKFYVWMNLLNEDKFLCSFEDFDLPYHSPKNEMLKDLYENQNVTEVWNDTTIMSILMQISFYSEMGLLKYKDIVLILDEVRSVIQNIEHKIQHNPDFNFYVNDLVILSNNILFKNEYQSSFFIPFNMFGYMMTNDDNTCSDTLVYFEHEIKNSKSLNTSGNRERKMFFNKMYDQIENLKQKLK